One part of the Papilio machaon chromosome 5, ilPapMach1.1, whole genome shotgun sequence genome encodes these proteins:
- the LOC106708862 gene encoding branched-chain-amino-acid aminotransferase, cytosolic yields MPVRRSKVLLVKWIFENQHKLQTVRWCSSSLRYKELEESAQALEHVAPHAAAAAPDVKPRPYRAPETSFKHDDLQVTLAAPYQLQRKPDAPDLGFGKYFTDHMLKIQYHKQLGGWQKPEITPFEPLSIHPAAKALHYAIQLFEGLKAYRGVDDKIRLFRPDLNMRRMNLAAERSGLPMFDGDELIKCIKRLIQIDQEWVPHSETSTLYIRPTLIGTEATFGIMAPESALLFVILSPVSAYYKASDDGAVSIYADPSVVRAFPGGVGNRKVGSNYGPTIDATARAAQMGHHQVLWLFGPNHELTEVGAMNIFMVYINEHGEKQLSTPPLNGLILPGVTRQSILELASEWDDLTVKEEVITMDRVIELNNSGRLLEMFGSGTAVVISPISRMGFIDQEIYIPTMKQTRPVFQRIKDTLLAIQYGHIEHPYSHVIS; encoded by the exons atgccAGTTCGCCGCAgtaag GTATTGTTAGTGAAATGGATATTCGAGAACCAGCACAAGCTGCAGACAGTGCGATGGTGCAGCTCGTCGCTGCGGTACAAGGAGCTGGAAGAGAGTGCGCAGGCGCTTGAGCACGTGGCGCCCCACGCGGCAGCGGCGGCGCCCGACGTCAAGCCACGCCCCTACAGGGCGCCAGAAACTTCCTTCAAG CACGATGACTTACAAGTGACTCTTGCGGCGCCCTACCAGCTGCAGCGTAAGCCGGACGCGCCCGATCTGGGCTTCggcaaatattttacagatcACATGCTTAAAATACAATACCACAAACAATTAGGCGGATGGCAGAAACCAGAAATTACGCCTTTCGAGCCGCTGAGCATCCACCCAGCCGCCAAAGCCTTGCACTACGCGATACAG CTATTTGAAGGTTTAAAAGCGTACAGAGGTGTCGATGATAAAATCCGATTGTTCAGGCCGGATTTAAATATGCGACGGATGAACCTCGCTGCGGAGAGGTCCGGCCTCCCAATGTTCGACGGCGACGagctaattaaatgtattaaacgaTTAATTCAAATCGACCAGGAATGGGTTCCACATTCTGAAACATCTACTCTATATATAAGACCAACATTAATAGGAACAGAG GCCACATTTGGTATTATGGCGCCAGAGTCCGCACTATTGTTCGTAATTCTGAGTCCAGTGAGCGCGTACTACAAGGCGAGCGACGACGGCGCGGTGTCTATCTACGCGGACCCAAGCGTGGTGCGCGCCTTCCCCGGCGGCGTCGGCAATAGAAAAGTCGGATCGAACTATGGCCCTACGATCG ACGCGACAGCTCGTGCGGCGCAAATGGGCCATCACCAAGTATTATGGCTGTTCGGGCCCAATCATGAGTTAACTGAAGTTGGTGCTATGAACATATTCATGGTCTACATCAACGAACACGGAG AAAAACAACTAAGCACGCCTCCACTAAACGGCCTCATTTTACCCGGAGTGACGCGACAGTCGATCTTGGAGTTGGCCAGCGAGTGGGATGACCTCACGGTGAAGGAGGAAGTCATCACCATGGACCGAGTTATCGAGCTCAACAATTCAGGACGG TTGCTCGAAATGTTCGGTTCGGGCACGGCGGTGGTTATCAGCCCGATCAGTCGCATGGGCTTCATCGACCAGGAGATATACATACCCACCATGAAGCAGACGCGCCCCGTCTTCCAAAGGATCAAGGACACGTTGCTCGCCATCCAGTACGGCCACATAGAGCACCCGTACTCCCACGTCATCTCATAG
- the LOC106708776 gene encoding succinate dehydrogenase assembly factor 2-B, mitochondrial, translated as MLRLRSTFRMLQQINHVAKFSDTTKGVDTTYMEIPVYNVDKPQPLESRKARLHYQSRKRGMLENDLLLSTFAKKYLDSFTEEQTMMYDRLINSPSNDWDLFYWIVEKQPTPKEFDNEIMHLLKKHAKNENRVVLSQPPLY; from the exons atgcTACGACTTCGATCT acCTTTAGAATGCTGCAGCAAATTAATCATGTAGCAAAATTTAGTGATACCACCAAGGGTGTGGATACAACGTATATGGAAATTCCAGTTTATAACGTAGACAAACCGCAACCACTTGAAAGTCGTAAAGCTAG ACTGCATTATCAATCTCGTAAAAGAGGAATGTTGGAGAATGATTTACTGCTGAGCACCTTTGCCAAAAAGTACTTGGACAGTTTTACAGAGGAGCAAACAATGATGTACGACCGTCTCATCAATTCTCCAAGCAATGACTGGGATTTGTTCTACTGGATAGTTGAAAAACAACCCACTCCTAAAGAATTTGACAACGAAATAATGCATCTACTAAAGAAACACGCCAAAAACGAAAATAGAGTTGTATTATCTCAACCTCCATTATATTAA